A genomic segment from Gracilinanus agilis isolate LMUSP501 chromosome 1, AgileGrace, whole genome shotgun sequence encodes:
- the LOC123245783 gene encoding vomeronasal type-2 receptor 26-like, protein MQLPGSEHRMGNLPCFHQINPIVSQDGDLVIGIFLSLFSVEVNSVIGAELFESPPNKACKPYQWLHKNYQQALALLFAIEEINRDPNLLANISLGFQLYNTYHSDERTLESSLRWLSGQGQPIPNYSCRKQDKSVAVIGGVTSALSVQMGTILDLYKFPQISYGPFDSILSDKVQFPSLYQMAPKDTSLPRGVVHLMVYFEWNWIGLIVSDDMRGENFLWEIRGEMVKKGVCASFTEKISVSERTHMESHDTFMPRIMTSSVKVIVIHGDTDSLMILRHSQFPIFQIEKVWIATSHWDITMRPLHSQGHAFHGALTFSYLTGEIPGFKTFLKTITPSKYPDDALLRGFWLSAFRCPDQPEYPQQQICSPNASLEILPLCSFDVIMSGFSYTIYNTVYAVAWALHEIYARKSEKRSIENEEYLEPYSWQLHSFLKKTQFINNAGDQVFVDEKRRSEAQYAIMNYVFLPNETDALVKVGQFVPKAQVGQDFTICVDAILWDWWDSKIPCAVCSDSCGPGFRKTPLEGQPICCFDCSPCPEGEISTQKDVEHCTKCPEDKYPDKQRDGCLPKVVTFLNVKEPLGMTLAFVAVSLSLLTALVLGVFVKFQETPIVKANNRTLSYTLLISLIFCFLCSLLFIGHPNTVTCLLQQTVFGVVFTMAVSSLLAKTIIVLLAFKGIRPGSRIHMFMHPRMAVYVVLICSGLQVIFCGIWLGTSPPFPEADTHSQYGHIILKCNEGSAFAFYCVLGYIALLALGSFIVAFLARNLPDTFNEAKFITFSMLVFCSVWASFLPTYQSTKGKAMVTVEIFSILASSAGLLGCIFIPKCYVILLKSDRNTQGQIKNK, encoded by the exons ATGCAGCTTCCAGGATCTGAGCACAGGATGGGAAACCTCCCCTGCTTCCACCAGATCAATCCCATAGTTTCCCAAGATGGGGACCTGGTAATTGGGatctttttatccttattctCAGTTGAAGTGAACAGTGTAATAGGAGCAGAACTATTTGAAAGTCCTCCTAACAAAGCTTGTAAGCCTTATCA GTGGCTCCACAAAAATTACCAGCAGGCTCTGGCCCTACTGTTTGCTATAGAGGAGATTAACAGAGATCCCAATCTATTGGCCAACATTTCCCTGGGATTCCAGCTCTACAACACCTACCACAGTGATGAGAGAACCTTGGAGAGCTCCCTGAGGTGGCTCTCTGGGCAAGGCCAGCCTATTCCTAACTACAGCTGCAGAAAGCAAGACAAGTCTGTGGCTGTTATTGGAGGAGTCACCTCAGCTCTCTCTGTCCAGATGGGGACAATACTAGACCTCTACAAGTTTCCACAG atCAGCTATGGTCCATTTGATTCCATTCTTAGTGACAAGGTCCAGTTTCCTTCACTCTATCAGATGGCCCCCAAAGATACTTCTCTCCCCCGAGGTGTTGTCCACTTAATGGTATATTTTGAATGGAACTGGATAGGACTGATTGTCTCAGATGATATGAGAGGTGAAAATTTCCTCTGGGAAATAAGAGGGGAAATGGTAAAGAAAGGTGTTTGTGCATCCTTTACAGAAAAAATCTCTGTCAGTGAAAGAACCCATATGGAATCACATGATACCTTCATGCCCAGGATCATGACATCATCAGTCAAAGTGATTGTCATCCATGGTGACACAGATTCATTAATGATTTTGAGACATTCACAATTTCCTATTTTTCAAATAGAGAAGGTTTGGATTGCCACATCTCACTGGGACATTACTATGAGACCCCTCCATAGTCAAGGTCATGCTTTCCATGGGGCTCTCACATTTTCATACTTGACAGGAGAAATTCCTGGATTCAAGACTTTTCTTAAGACAATAACTCCTTCAAAATATCCAGATGATGCTTTACTTAGGGGATTCTGGCTCTCTGCTTTTAGGTGCCCAGATCAACCTGAATACCCACAACAACAAATATGTTCACCAAATGCTTCCTTGGAAATTTTGCCTCTGTGCTCTTTTGATGTGATCATGTCAGGTTTCAGTTATACCATCTACAATACTGTCTATGCTGTGGCTTGGGCTCTCCATGAAATATAtgcaagaaaatcagagaaaagatcaatagaaaatgaagaatatttagaacCCTATTCTTGGCAG cTTCACTCTTTCCTAAAGAAAACCCAATTTATCAACAATGCTGGTGACCAGGTATTTGTGGATGAGAAAAGAAGATCTGAGGCTCAATATGCCATTATGAACTATGTGTTCCTTCCAAACGAGACTGATGCTCTGGTAAAAGTGGGGCAGTTTGTTCCTAAAGCTCAAGTTGGTCAAGATTTCACAATCTGTGTGGATGCCATATTGTGGGACTGGTGGGATTCAAAG ATTCCCTGTGCAGTGTGTAGTGACAGCTGTGgtcctggatttaggaagaccccTTTAGAGGGGCAGCCTATCTGCTGCTTTGACTGCTCTCCATGCCCAGAAGGGGAGATTTCGACTCAGAAGG AtgtagaacattgtacaaagtgcCCAGAGGATAAATACCCAGATAAGCAGAGAGATGGCTGCCTCCCCAAGGTTGTCACCTTCCTGAATGTGAAAGAACCTTTGGGGATGACTTTGGCCTTCGTGGCTGTCTCCCTATCTTTATTGACAGCTCTGGTTCTGGGGGTCTTTGTGAAGTTCCAAGAAACTCCCATAGTCAAAGCCAATAACAGGACTCTCAGCTATACTCTCCTCatctcccttatcttctgtttcctctgctcccTGCTCTTCATAGGCCATCCTAACACTGTCACCTGTCTCCTACAACAAACTGTATTTGGAGTTGTCTTCACAATGGCTGTTTCCTCCCTTTTGGCTAAAACCATCATAGTGCTTCTGGCTTTCAAGGGTATCAGGCCAGGGAGCAGGATCCACATGTTCATGCATCCTAGAATGGCTGTCTATGTTGTCCTCATCTGCTCAGGGTTGCAAGTGATTTTCTGTGGCATTTGGCTGGGAACCTCCCCACCCTTTCCAGAGGCAGACACACACTCTCAATATGGCCACATCATCCTTAAATGTAATGAGGGTTCTGCCTTTGCCTTTTACTGTGTCTTGGGCTACATAGCCCTTCTGGCTCTGGGAAGCTTTATCGTAGCTTTTCTGGCCAGGAACCTGCCAGATACCTTCAATGAAGCCAAGTTCATCACCTTCAGCATGCTAGTGTTTTGCAGTGTCTGGGCCTCTTTTCTGCCCACATATCAGAGCACCAAAGGAAAAGCCATGGTGACTGTGGAGATCTTCTCCATCTTGGCCTCCAGCGCTGGGCTACTGGGCTGCATCTTTATTCCCAAATGTTATGTGATCCTCCTGAAGTCAGACAGAAATACCCAGGGACAGATCAAGAATAAATGA